Proteins from one Gimesia maris genomic window:
- a CDS encoding DUF1549 and DUF1553 domain-containing protein has product MRFDPLRKTAGLSGLLVLLITQTMISVSPATARSEVPQKTGSLSAEIDRLIQEAQKREGVIPAPRSTDAEFMRRVSLDLAGKIPPVAELRSFIADHSSQKREQLVERLLASPGFVVHFTNVWRDMLLPELNTNLQARGEIPEFEAWLRLQFQANVPYDEIARQIISTSLRANSRRQPSEVIQELTPRAYYLVKQFKPENLAAGTSRAFLGVRIECAQCHDHPFDSWKQQQFWEYTAFFSNIDQSVSSQVSAGLPLIQSGRAPQIKIPDTNRLVDATFLDGLRPEWEPGEVTPRLRLAEWITAKDNPYFAKATANRVWSLFFGRGIVDPVDDFSSTNRATHPLLLELLADSLREHDYNLKFLISEIVNSQAYQLTSRQTDSSQSRVEWYGKMPVRGLTAEQIFANLVQATGFFRQTTEVDPFLISQGNNSPETEIGDLFQQDAENQLDPRSTILQALALMNGTFMTNATSLEQSDVFTAIVEFPQLTIAERIEAFYLSTLSRFPTTSETNKLTDYISSANTEDEKTHAYSNLFWALLNSSEFLLNH; this is encoded by the coding sequence ATGCGTTTCGATCCACTACGTAAGACAGCAGGACTGTCTGGATTACTCGTATTACTGATTACTCAGACAATGATCTCGGTCTCTCCTGCAACCGCACGCTCAGAAGTTCCGCAGAAAACCGGTTCGTTATCCGCTGAAATTGATCGATTGATTCAAGAGGCACAAAAACGTGAAGGAGTGATTCCAGCGCCTCGTTCGACAGATGCAGAATTCATGCGTCGCGTTTCTCTCGATCTGGCCGGGAAAATACCACCCGTCGCAGAACTAAGAAGTTTTATTGCAGATCACTCATCGCAAAAACGGGAACAGCTGGTAGAGCGTCTCTTGGCGAGCCCTGGTTTTGTGGTGCATTTCACGAACGTCTGGCGCGACATGCTGTTGCCGGAACTGAATACGAATCTCCAGGCCAGAGGAGAGATTCCGGAATTTGAAGCCTGGTTGCGATTACAATTTCAGGCAAATGTTCCCTATGACGAAATCGCCCGTCAAATCATCAGCACATCACTGAGAGCCAACTCACGAAGACAGCCCAGTGAAGTCATTCAGGAACTGACACCCCGTGCTTATTATCTTGTAAAACAGTTCAAGCCCGAGAATCTGGCCGCGGGAACCTCCCGGGCCTTTCTGGGGGTACGAATTGAATGTGCTCAATGCCATGACCATCCCTTTGACAGCTGGAAACAGCAGCAGTTCTGGGAATATACGGCATTCTTTTCGAATATCGATCAGTCAGTTTCAAGTCAGGTTTCCGCTGGATTACCCCTGATTCAATCGGGGCGTGCTCCCCAGATTAAAATTCCCGATACAAATCGGCTGGTTGATGCCACCTTTCTGGATGGACTTCGCCCGGAATGGGAGCCGGGGGAGGTGACTCCACGCTTAAGGCTGGCTGAGTGGATCACAGCAAAAGATAACCCCTATTTTGCCAAAGCAACAGCAAATCGTGTCTGGAGCCTCTTCTTCGGACGGGGAATTGTTGATCCGGTCGATGATTTTTCTTCTACGAACCGTGCCACTCATCCGCTTCTTCTGGAGTTGCTGGCAGATTCTCTGCGTGAGCATGATTACAACTTAAAATTCCTGATAAGCGAAATCGTGAACAGCCAAGCCTATCAGCTTACCAGTCGTCAGACTGACTCCAGCCAATCTCGGGTTGAATGGTATGGTAAAATGCCTGTCCGGGGGCTGACGGCGGAGCAGATCTTCGCCAATCTGGTACAGGCGACAGGATTCTTCAGGCAAACAACTGAGGTCGATCCATTTCTCATTTCTCAAGGGAATAACAGTCCCGAGACAGAAATTGGTGACCTGTTTCAGCAGGATGCTGAAAATCAACTGGACCCGCGGTCAACAATTTTGCAGGCCTTGGCCCTGATGAATGGCACTTTTATGACAAACGCCACCAGTCTTGAACAGTCAGACGTCTTTACGGCGATCGTAGAATTTCCCCAACTGACAATCGCAGAAAGAATTGAAGCTTTTTATCTGAGTACCTTATCACGTTTTCCAACGACATCAGAAACGAACAAACTGACCGACTATATTTCATCTGCCAACACAGAAGATGAGAAAACACATGCTTATTCCAATCTGTTCTGGGCGCTGTTAAACAGCAGCGAATTTTTATTGAATCATTGA